The following nucleotide sequence is from Borrelia sp. A-FGy1.
GATATAATTATTATTGTCGGTTATTATTGGCCCTGCTTTAAGTTTGCACATCCTTAATATGGGATTAAAATTCATTTTTTTTAGTCTACCTATAATGAATTCAATAGAATCTTGAGCTACTTCGATTGGTACAGAATTTTTTTCTCCTAAATATTTTACGATTTTTGTTTCATCTGCAATAATTATTAACTTTTCAGAATTATAAGCTACTACCTTTTCCATTAAATGTGCTCCACCCCCACCCTTAATTAACGCTTTTTTTTCTAGTAATATTTCATCAGCTCCATCAATTGTGATGTCTATATTTTTGTTAAATTTTGTAAATTTAGATACATATGGGATTTCTTCACTTGCAAGTAAATATTTAGTGTTACTACTTGTTGGATATAGCTTTAGATTCTTTAGGGCTTTGGATTTTATTTTTTTGATTAAGTATTTAATTGCATAAAGTACAGTTGTTCCTGTTCCAATTCCAATATGCATATCATTTTTTATATAATTCTCAATAGCATATTGTGCAACTATTTTTTTTTGATTTTCCATTTATTAATTATCCTTAATGATATAATATTATTATATCATTAAGGATAATTAATAAATGGAAAATTTTAAATATCATTTTTATATTTAGTTATATATTGAGGTAAAGTTATTACTTTTATTACTAGTATTAGTTTTATTTTGTGTTATCTTATATTTAAGGTATTTTTGTAAGTATTTCTTAGGAGATTTTATGTATAAGTTAGTTTTAGTTCGACATGGGGAGAGTGAATGGAACAAAGAAAATCTTTTTACAGGTTGGACTGATGTTAAGCTTTCTGAAAAAGGTATTACTGAAGCTTTGAATGGGGGTAAGGTACTTAAACAAGAAGGTTATTCTTTTGATATTGCTTTTAGTTCAGTATTAGTAAGAGCAAATGACACTTTAAATATTATTTTGAGTGAATTAGGTCAATCTTACATTGATGTAGAGAAATCTTGGAGGCTTAATGAAAGGCATTATGGAGCTTTGCAGGGGTTGAATAAATCTGATATGGCTGCAAAGTATGGAGAACATAAAGTATTAGTTTGGAGACGTAGTTATGATGTATCTCCTATGCCTTTGGAAGAGACTGATAAGAGGCATCCAATACATGATTTAAGATATAGAAATATTCCTAAAAGTGCACTTCCTTCGACAGAATGTTTAAAGGATACTGTAGCTAGAGTTATTCCTTATTGGACAGATAAGATTTCTAAAGCTGTACTTGAGGGCAAGAGAGTTATTATAGCTGCTCATGGCAATTCTTTAAGAGCGCTTGTCAAATATCTTGATAATATGAGTGAAGACAGTATTTTAAGGCTTAATATTCCCACTGGTATTCCTTTGGTTTATGAACTTGATGAGAATTTAATGCCTATTAAAAATTATTACTTGGGCGATAAAGATAAGATCAAGGCAGCTATGGAATCTGTTGCTAATCAAGGAAAATTAGGCTAAATAAAGAATTTATTATATAATGGATAATGGATTAGTGAAGGGGGGGGTGTTATTATTAATAGCTTCTTGTTTTTTTGTAAAGTTTTATTTAAAATTAAATGAAGTGTTTTACAATTTCTTCAAATTTTGTGATACCAATAATTTTAATAAATCCTGCTAATTTTGGTCCTTTATCTTTATTAATTAGTATATTATAAATTTGCTTGAAGAATAAAGGAGGTTCAATATTATGATTTCTTGCGATGTTATAGATTTCATTTTGAATATTTTTTTCATTTAGATTTTCAAAGTCATTTTTCAAAAATTCTAATAATTGTTTTACTGCTTCTTTATTATTGTCTTTTAAGGGTTCTATATTATTAAAATTAAATCTTAGTGAAAATTTAAAGTCTTCAGGTGCATAGGTTTTTACCCAGTTGAAGGCGCATTCAATTTTATTAATAAGCTTTTGTTTTTGGCATTCTTGTACATCCTTTAAATATTTTAAAATCTTTTCTTTATCTCCTTCAAAAATTTGACAAAGTACACTTAAGTGTCTAAATCCAATTTGATAAGGAATTTCCTTATCTGGTAATTTTGTCTGAGATAATTCATAAATTCTCTTAAAAGCTTCTTTTTTATTTTCTTTAATTTTATCTATTCCATAGTACACTCTTTCAAATTTATCGTAATCTTCATATATTTTTATTACATCAAGGTCAAATGATATTGAAAATTCTATATTAGGTTTTGTTGATGCAAATAAAAATCTTGTTACTTCAGGAGTATATATTTCAAGAACATCTTTCAGAGATATAACATCGCCAGAGGATGAGGATATTTTACCGCCACGTCCCTTGATTGTTATAAAGTCGTATTGAAATGTTATAGGAACAGTTCCTCCCAAAATTTTTACAATTTTTATTGAGGTATCAAAACTTCCTCCACTACTATGATGGTCTTTTCCAGCAGGCTCGAAATCAACATTTTCATATTTCCACCGCATTGGCCAGTCAATTCTCCAAGGAAGTTTTACTGCCCATGTTTTTCTCAGATCGAGAGATTCTTTATTTCCGCATGTACAGTAATATTCAATACAATAACATTTATCATAACTTTCTACATTTGTAGTATCTCTATTGCACTTAGTGCAAAAGACGCTAATGGGATACCAACTGTCTTCAAGTTTTGTTGTTCTATGCTCATTTAAAGCTTGTGCTATTTCTTCTTTATGATCTAATGCAAGTTTAATTTGACTTGAATAATCACTTGACATATATTTTAGTGATTGATCTATGAATTCTGGATTAATTCCTACAATGGGTAAGTAATTTGCAAATTCAACTTCGTTTGCTTTTGCATAGCTTGATTCATTGGTTTTTGTATCAGGAACTCTTGTTATAGCTTGCCTCAAATAGGTTGTAAGTAATTCTTGATTTGGCATATTCTTAGGTACTTTTCTAAATACATCATAGTTATCCCAAGAATATATAAATCTCACATTTTGACCCATATCCTTTAAAGCTCTTGCTACAAGGTCAACAGAAATTACTTCTCTAAAATTTCCAATATGTACAGTGCCTGATGGAGTAATACCAGATGCAACTGTATACCTATCCTTTTTGCCTTTTTCTTCTATTATTTTTTTTGCATAAAAATCTGCCCAGTGAGCTATTTTCATAATATTACTCCTGTTTGAGCATTAATTTTATCATTCTGTTTTTTTTGTTTCAAGTTTTTAAAATATGCTCTTTCTAATTTATTATTCTTTTAATTAGTTTGGTTTCTTTATTCCAGTTTTTCTTTAGTTTTACTTGTAAAAACAGATTACATCGCTTTTCCAGTATTTCTGATATCTTTTTTCTAGCATTTTCTCCGATTGTTTTTATTCCTTTTCCTCCTTTACCAACTATTATTCCCTTTTGACTCTCTCCAGCTACAATAATATTTGCTTTAATAAAAAGACTTCGCCTTTTTTCTTCTAAAGTGTCGATATCTACATATAAAGAATATGGTAATTCTTTTTTAAGGTTTTTAATTGTAACTTCTCTAATTATTTCACTAATTCTTAAATCTATTTTTTGGTCTGTATAATATTCTTCTGGATAGTAAAGTGGCCCTTCTTTTAAATTTTCGTAAATCTTATTTTTGAGTTTTTCAATATTAATTTTCTTCTCTGCTGATATTTTAATAATATTTTCTTTCTTAATGCCTTTGTTTTCTAAAAATAACATTATTTCTTTTGCCTTTGTTTTTTTAATATCAATTTTGTTTATTACTACTAGAAAAATGACTTTGGATTTAATAATTATTTTTAAAATCTCATTTTCTTCATCAGCAGGTTCATCTTGAACGTCAATAATATAAAGGAGTAAGTCTGACTCTATTATTGAAGAGTATACGTTGTTCATTAGAGCTATGTTGAACTTTTTTTTGCTTAAATGAAATCCCGGAGTATCTATAAGAATAATCTGGCCTTTTTTATCTTTAAATATTCCTTTTATTTTATTTCTAGTAGTTTGTGGCTTAGATGAGATAATTGATATTTGCTGTTCACATATTGAATTTAAAAGAGTAGATTTCCCTGTTGAGGGTCTACCTATTATTGCTACAAAGCCTGATTTCATTTTAATCTTCCTACTTTAAATATAATAATATATTTTTTATTACAATTAATGTATAATTGTTTTGTTATTTTAGATAACACTTAATTTAAAGGGAATATCATTTGAAAAAAGGCAATTTTGAGGTTTTTTGCGATCAATGTGGGGAAAAAGTTGGGCTTAGTAAATTTGAGTGTCCCAATTGTTACTCTAAATTGGGGGATATTGAGTGCCCAAATTGCGAATATATTGGAATTGTGTCTGAATTTGGAGAAGGTTGTCCGAAATGTAATTATAGTCCTTTTGAAGAACTTAAAGAAATTCCCTTTAAAAGAAAGCAAAGAATAAGAACTAAGCGCTATTGGGATAATGTTGATCTTTTTAACCCTATATTTAATTTTGAACTTACAGTTCATGTCATGCTTTATTTATTTTCGAGTTTTTTAATAGTTTTATTTTTTATATATGTTTTTTTTTCTAAGGATATTTAGTGTGGGAATCACAGTTGTTTATTTATTTTCTATTTTTTTATCTTTTAAAATGAGAGATAATGTCGTCTCTGTAGAAAATAATGTTCGTCAAAACCCTATTTTTTATTATAATATTGAAGAAGTTGAGTTTCCTTATGCTAAAACAAATGTTTTAAAGTTTCAAGGCAAAACACATATAAGATATGCTTACTTTAATTTTGATAAAAATCAGCTTTATTCATATACTTTTGTTTTTGATAAAAAATTAATTTCTCAATATGCTATTTTCCTTAGTGTTAAGGAGAAATTTGGAGAAGCCAATATTGTAACACCTTTTAATTATTTTTGGGATATTGGTGATTTTGTTATTGCTTTAAACGGGAATATCTTAAGAATGACATTAAAGTCTTATGTGAGCAAAGAGAAACAATCATGAAGGATTTTTTTTTCTTTTTTGTTTTAATTTTTTGTGTATCTTGTGTAGAACATATTTACGATAAGGAAATTAGCATTAATAATGCTAAATTTTTTGTTAAAGTTGCAGCGGATGATTTTAGCAGAACTAAGGGTTACAAGGGGACAAAGAATATAAATGAAATCAATGGTATACTTTTTATGTTTAATAAGGAAAAAAATTTATCTTTTTGGATGAAAGATACTCCTATTCCATTAGAGATTGCATATATTGATTCTAGAGGGATTATTAAGGAAATTTACAAATTAGTCCCATTTTCAGAAAAAAACGTAATTTCTAAATACAAAGTTAAATATGCGCTTGAGGTACCAGAAGGTTCTTTTGCTAAATTTAAAATTAATGTGGGTGATATAGTTGAATTCAATTTTGATATTAATTCTATAAGAATAGAGTAATTACTTTGCCTTTATTTTTTGTAGTTCTTCTTCTATGGGATCGTTTTTAGTATTATCTTTTTTCCCTTCTTGTGATTGATTATAAGGCTTTATAGGTTCATTTTTAATATTATTAGTGTCTAAGTTATTGGATTTTATTACTTTTTTGAAAATGTATATTGTTGCTGCAATTTCTTCAAGTAGATCAAGTAGAAAAATTTCTTTAGCATTCTCCTCAACTTTTACAATGTATACTAAAGAGTTAATGCCTCTTTCAGGATCATGAATAATTTCCCATGATCCGAAAACTCGGTTGTTATAGCTATCATTCATTAAAGATTCTGATATTTCGTTAATTCTATTTGAATTCACGTCAAATGTTTCAACAATCCCAAATATTTCTCTTATT
It contains:
- the rpiA gene encoding ribose 5-phosphate isomerase A, which codes for MENQKKIVAQYAIENYIKNDMHIGIGTGTTVLYAIKYLIKKIKSKALKNLKLYPTSSNTKYLLASEEIPYVSKFTKFNKNIDITIDGADEILLEKKALIKGGGGAHLMEKVVAYNSEKLIIIADETKIVKYLGEKNSVPIEVAQDSIEFIIGRLKKMNFNPILRMCKLKAGPIITDNNNYILDVAMDIKNPEGVEKYFKLFPGILEVGIFNHKNTKVIYYQNGQIKEA
- the gpmA gene encoding 2,3-diphosphoglycerate-dependent phosphoglycerate mutase, giving the protein MYKLVLVRHGESEWNKENLFTGWTDVKLSEKGITEALNGGKVLKQEGYSFDIAFSSVLVRANDTLNIILSELGQSYIDVEKSWRLNERHYGALQGLNKSDMAAKYGEHKVLVWRRSYDVSPMPLEETDKRHPIHDLRYRNIPKSALPSTECLKDTVARVIPYWTDKISKAVLEGKRVIIAAHGNSLRALVKYLDNMSEDSILRLNIPTGIPLVYELDENLMPIKNYYLGDKDKIKAAMESVANQGKLG
- the lysS gene encoding lysine--tRNA ligase, whose translation is MKIAHWADFYAKKIIEEKGKKDRYTVASGITPSGTVHIGNFREVISVDLVARALKDMGQNVRFIYSWDNYDVFRKVPKNMPNQELLTTYLRQAITRVPDTKTNESSYAKANEVEFANYLPIVGINPEFIDQSLKYMSSDYSSQIKLALDHKEEIAQALNEHRTTKLEDSWYPISVFCTKCNRDTTNVESYDKCYCIEYYCTCGNKESLDLRKTWAVKLPWRIDWPMRWKYENVDFEPAGKDHHSSGGSFDTSIKIVKILGGTVPITFQYDFITIKGRGGKISSSSGDVISLKDVLEIYTPEVTRFLFASTKPNIEFSISFDLDVIKIYEDYDKFERVYYGIDKIKENKKEAFKRIYELSQTKLPDKEIPYQIGFRHLSVLCQIFEGDKEKILKYLKDVQECQKQKLINKIECAFNWVKTYAPEDFKFSLRFNFNNIEPLKDNNKEAVKQLLEFLKNDFENLNEKNIQNEIYNIARNHNIEPPLFFKQIYNILINKDKGPKLAGFIKIIGITKFEEIVKHFI
- the era gene encoding GTPase Era, whose translation is MKSGFVAIIGRPSTGKSTLLNSICEQQISIISSKPQTTRNKIKGIFKDKKGQIILIDTPGFHLSKKKFNIALMNNVYSSIIESDLLLYIIDVQDEPADEENEILKIIIKSKVIFLVVINKIDIKKTKAKEIMLFLENKGIKKENIIKISAEKKINIEKLKNKIYENLKEGPLYYPEEYYTDQKIDLRISEIIREVTIKNLKKELPYSLYVDIDTLEEKRRSLFIKANIIVAGESQKGIIVGKGGKGIKTIGENARKKISEILEKRCNLFLQVKLKKNWNKETKLIKRIIN
- a CDS encoding DUF192 domain-containing protein; this encodes MKDFFFFFVLIFCVSCVEHIYDKEISINNAKFFVKVAADDFSRTKGYKGTKNINEINGILFMFNKEKNLSFWMKDTPIPLEIAYIDSRGIIKEIYKLVPFSEKNVISKYKVKYALEVPEGSFAKFKINVGDIVEFNFDINSIRIE